A portion of the Stigmatella aurantiaca DW4/3-1 genome contains these proteins:
- a CDS encoding methionine ABC transporter ATP-binding protein, translated as MSVIERAIAVAAPVLRVRNLECAFGKTRVVHDVSFDVRAGERLGIVGSSGAGKSTLLRCLNLLITPAAGTVELDGRSLLDCSPAELSLARHQLGMVFQHFALLHRRTVAENVALPLEIAGLKPGVIGPRVREVLERVRLTDKAGAWPAQLSGGQRQRVGIARALVHAPRVLLCDEPTSALDAETAKHITELLATLSHELGLTVVFVTHQLELVRRLADEVLVLDAGRIVERTHTSEFFALPRSEAGQRLLASA; from the coding sequence ATGTCAGTCATCGAACGAGCCATTGCCGTTGCAGCGCCGGTGCTGCGCGTGCGCAACCTGGAATGCGCATTCGGGAAGACCCGCGTGGTGCACGACGTCAGCTTTGACGTTCGCGCCGGAGAACGGCTGGGCATCGTGGGCTCGAGCGGCGCGGGAAAGTCGACCTTGCTCCGGTGTCTGAATCTCCTCATCACGCCGGCCGCGGGCACCGTCGAGCTCGATGGCCGCTCGCTGCTGGATTGTTCACCGGCCGAGCTCTCGTTGGCGCGCCACCAGCTGGGCATGGTCTTCCAGCACTTCGCATTGCTGCATCGGCGAACGGTGGCCGAGAATGTTGCGCTGCCGCTGGAGATCGCCGGCCTGAAGCCCGGCGTCATCGGCCCGCGCGTACGCGAGGTGCTCGAGCGGGTCCGGCTCACCGACAAGGCCGGCGCATGGCCGGCACAGCTCTCCGGCGGTCAACGGCAGCGCGTGGGCATCGCCCGGGCACTGGTGCATGCACCGCGCGTCCTGCTCTGCGATGAGCCCACGTCGGCGCTCGATGCGGAAACTGCGAAACACATCACCGAGCTGCTGGCCACGTTGAGCCATGAACTCGGCCTGACCGTGGTCTTCGTCACCCATCAACTCGAGCTGGTGCGCCGGCTCGCCGATGAAGTGCTGGTGCTCGACGCGGGCCGCATCGTGGAACGAACCCACACCTCTGAGTTTTTCGCGCTGCCGCGATCCGAAGCGGGGCAGCGGCTGCTGGCGTCGGCCTGA
- a CDS encoding methionine ABC transporter permease — protein sequence MSPQLVGALFIALGETLVMVVASSFFAALLGLPLGLLLTATAPGHLLPHPAAHRVLGVIVNATRSIPFIILLVSIIPLTRWVVGSSIGTAAAIVPLSLSAAPFVARLYEEALRGVDPATIEATRSFGASRWQIVTRVLVPEAVPGLVTATTVMVVSLVGASAMAGAIGGGGLGDLGIRYGYQRFQPAVMAAVVLVLIVLVNGVQWLGERLARHLSRHTRP from the coding sequence ATGTCTCCCCAACTCGTCGGCGCGTTGTTCATCGCGCTCGGTGAAACCCTGGTGATGGTCGTGGCCTCGTCGTTCTTCGCGGCGCTGCTTGGTCTGCCGCTCGGGCTGTTGCTCACGGCCACCGCACCTGGACACCTGCTGCCTCACCCCGCGGCCCATCGCGTGCTCGGGGTGATCGTCAATGCCACGCGATCGATCCCCTTCATCATCCTGCTGGTGTCGATCATTCCGCTCACGCGATGGGTGGTTGGCAGCAGCATCGGCACCGCGGCGGCGATCGTGCCGTTGTCGTTGAGTGCCGCTCCGTTCGTGGCGCGGCTTTACGAAGAGGCGCTGCGCGGGGTGGACCCCGCGACCATCGAAGCCACGCGATCGTTCGGCGCCAGCCGCTGGCAGATTGTCACCCGCGTGCTGGTACCGGAAGCGGTGCCGGGGCTGGTGACCGCGACCACGGTGATGGTGGTGAGCCTCGTCGGGGCTTCGGCCATGGCCGGCGCCATCGGCGGCGGCGGCCTCGGCGATCTCGGCATCCGCTACGGGTACCAGCGTTTCCAACCGGCGGTGATGGCAGCCGTGGTGCTGGTACTCATCGTGCTCGTCAACGGCGTGCAGTGGCTCGGCGAGCGGCTCGCCCGGCACCTGTCACGTCACACCCGCCCCTGA
- a CDS encoding right-handed parallel beta-helix repeat-containing protein, with product MRRRSFLKAVSPLVLVGVLVSSASVLAAADEQLFPPEHSLSAVAATPAFTRIHWVSPSGQDTAAGTEAAPFQTVAKALAQVKPGEAIFLKSGTYSERLRLDEKGGSASAPLTLQAAPGAKPVFKGGTGSRTALLDVRGAYWRVEGVTLDAAGDKAFAAIWRGAGAHHGILRASTLKNGTDGAGAYVAQQAHDVLIEGNSISNFRRAGDDDSHGVCVQTNSKNVIVRANDIHHNSGDGVQCLGPEGGSTEPGTPFDNLLVEDNDLHENRENGVDIKTCTRVTLRGNRIWGHYRTSSSAGEGVVVHLSALDVTLEDNEVRGNGRGIQIGGVREGAPPTRIVVRRNRVFDGYNADGNDGSGIRVDTAIDVKVDHNTVWNMPAYGLIVGNGASGPSQTVRVRNNILGECAAAAVRLGTTLQDTAFDGNLYASLKGAAVLRKNNSLLNFTAWRSATGWDAHSLEKNPSFLSGASEDFWLSASSPARDAGQSVGATYCGRGPDIGARESDCP from the coding sequence ATGCGTCGGAGATCCTTCCTGAAAGCCGTCTCGCCCCTGGTCCTGGTGGGTGTCCTGGTTTCCTCGGCCAGCGTTCTGGCTGCCGCCGATGAGCAGCTTTTCCCCCCGGAGCATTCCCTGTCCGCCGTCGCAGCCACGCCGGCATTCACCCGCATCCACTGGGTCTCCCCTTCGGGCCAGGACACCGCGGCCGGCACGGAGGCGGCCCCCTTCCAGACCGTGGCCAAGGCGCTGGCGCAGGTGAAGCCCGGCGAGGCCATCTTCCTCAAGTCCGGCACCTACTCCGAGCGGCTGCGGCTCGACGAGAAGGGCGGATCGGCCAGCGCCCCCCTCACGCTCCAGGCCGCGCCGGGCGCCAAGCCCGTCTTCAAGGGCGGCACGGGCAGCCGCACGGCCCTGCTGGACGTGCGCGGGGCGTACTGGCGCGTGGAAGGCGTGACCCTCGACGCGGCGGGCGACAAGGCCTTCGCGGCCATCTGGCGCGGCGCGGGCGCGCACCACGGCATCCTGCGCGCCAGCACGCTCAAGAACGGCACCGATGGCGCGGGCGCCTACGTGGCCCAGCAGGCCCACGATGTGCTCATCGAGGGCAACAGCATCAGCAACTTCCGGCGCGCGGGCGACGATGACAGCCACGGCGTCTGTGTGCAGACCAACTCCAAGAACGTCATCGTCCGCGCCAACGACATCCACCACAACTCCGGGGATGGGGTGCAATGCCTGGGGCCCGAGGGCGGGTCCACCGAGCCGGGCACGCCCTTCGACAACCTGCTCGTCGAGGACAACGACTTGCACGAGAACCGGGAGAACGGCGTGGACATCAAAACGTGCACCCGCGTGACGCTCCGTGGCAACCGCATCTGGGGCCACTACCGCACCTCCTCGTCGGCGGGAGAGGGCGTGGTGGTGCACCTGTCCGCGCTCGACGTCACGCTCGAGGACAACGAGGTGCGCGGCAACGGCCGGGGCATCCAGATCGGTGGCGTCCGCGAGGGCGCGCCCCCCACTCGGATCGTTGTGCGGCGCAACCGTGTGTTCGACGGCTACAACGCGGACGGCAACGACGGCTCGGGCATCCGCGTGGACACGGCCATTGACGTGAAGGTGGACCACAACACCGTGTGGAACATGCCCGCCTACGGCCTCATCGTGGGCAACGGCGCCAGCGGGCCCAGCCAGACCGTGCGGGTGCGCAACAACATCCTCGGCGAGTGCGCGGCCGCGGCGGTGCGGCTGGGCACCACCCTCCAGGACACCGCGTTCGATGGCAACCTGTATGCCTCGCTCAAGGGCGCGGCCGTGCTGCGCAAGAACAACAGCTTGCTGAACTTCACCGCCTGGCGCTCGGCCACCGGATGGGACGCACACTCCCTGGAGAAGAACCCCTCGTTCCTGAGTGGAGCGTCCGAGGACTTCTGGCTCTCCGCCTCGTCTCCGGCCCGGGACGCGGGCCAGTCCGTGGGCGCCACATACTGCGGCCGGGGGCCGGACATCGGCGCGCGCGAATCCGACTGTCCCTGA
- a CDS encoding MetQ/NlpA family ABC transporter substrate-binding protein: protein MSKHVSSVMLLSLVLAVSNGCAKNDAHRLKVGVTSGAHAQILEVVAAEALKKGVHVQVVEFSDYVQPNAALADGSLDANSFQHLPYLEQQRKDRGYRLTSIGTTVTFPIAAYSVRHEKLDALPTGATIAIPNDPTNGARALALLQTAGLIRLRTGAGPTPTPLDVEWSRGGFHFKELEAAQLARVLSDVDLAVINTNYALEGGLDPFKGLVRESAQSPYANVIAVRADDAGRAEFKTLVEAYHSPEVRQFIERTFKGAVVPAW from the coding sequence ATGTCCAAACATGTGTCGTCGGTGATGCTGCTGTCGCTGGTGCTCGCGGTCTCCAACGGGTGTGCGAAGAACGACGCGCACCGGTTGAAGGTCGGCGTGACCTCGGGTGCGCACGCGCAGATCCTCGAGGTCGTGGCCGCGGAGGCGCTCAAGAAGGGCGTGCACGTGCAGGTGGTGGAATTCTCCGACTACGTGCAACCCAACGCCGCGCTCGCCGACGGAAGCCTCGACGCGAACAGCTTCCAGCACCTCCCGTACCTCGAGCAGCAACGGAAGGATCGCGGCTACCGCCTGACCTCGATCGGCACCACGGTCACCTTCCCCATCGCCGCTTACAGCGTGCGGCACGAGAAGCTCGATGCGTTGCCCACCGGCGCGACCATCGCCATTCCCAACGACCCAACCAACGGCGCGCGTGCACTGGCGCTGCTGCAGACCGCGGGGCTCATCCGCCTGCGCACGGGGGCCGGTCCGACGCCCACGCCGCTCGACGTCGAATGGTCCCGCGGCGGCTTCCACTTCAAGGAGCTCGAAGCGGCGCAGCTGGCGCGCGTGTTGAGTGACGTCGATCTCGCAGTCATCAACACCAACTACGCGCTGGAAGGGGGGCTCGATCCTTTCAAGGGGCTGGTGCGTGAATCCGCGCAGTCGCCATACGCGAACGTCATCGCGGTGCGGGCCGACGACGCCGGACGGGCCGAATTCAAGACGCTGGTCGAGGCCTACCATTCGCCGGAAGTGCGGCAGTTCATCGAGCGCACCTTCAAGGGCGCCGTCGTTCCGGCGTGGTGA
- a CDS encoding serine/threonine protein kinase: MASPCAHCGSTAGPDHLCSGASLALLGQVLDGRYKIESVLGHGGMGMVFRATQTSVQRPVAVKTLNSALAVAPTFFERFRREAEVASRLRHPNVITIFDFGRTTDGTCYYVMELLGGESLKEIVKRDGPMPLRRAVNLLEQAARGLAHAHAENCVHRDLKPHNIMVQQLDGKDFVKVLDFGLVKALEQDEEEQLTSTGQVLGTPQYMPPEQAGGELVDARSDLYALTGVFFYCLTGTSPYGANTVRKALTAALTQTVPAVNSKRQGAPVPPSIDAFMQKGLAREKEDRFQSAEEFIEEMLEAVEELSSEELDAIPSGGATGRDSSSSSKPSVSKPRKPGSPVGSSSVRSSRPSSGSSGRSPNVIVAKGSSGTPSSNRHRAAGSPSQRSASARAEERSPSDEGMAMAKKAALVGIPALLLAAGLGVVALRRGDATAAAKPPGERALVEQVQTPPSSPSPTAEAPPAALSPTVLVRCNTTPDGAAIFNEKDEQIGTTPGTLALPRGQKHRLIFRLAGHQDAERPLDLSIAAGDMLAVDVPLTPTRAAPPPSKPKPSRPAAPTSSDISIFE; encoded by the coding sequence ATGGCCTCTCCTTGCGCGCACTGCGGCAGCACCGCCGGTCCTGACCATCTCTGCTCGGGGGCCAGTCTGGCGCTCCTGGGGCAAGTGCTCGATGGCCGGTACAAGATCGAGAGCGTGCTCGGCCATGGCGGCATGGGCATGGTCTTCCGGGCCACGCAGACCTCCGTGCAGCGCCCCGTGGCCGTCAAGACGCTGAACTCGGCGCTGGCCGTCGCCCCGACCTTTTTCGAGCGCTTCCGCCGGGAAGCCGAGGTGGCCAGCCGCCTGCGGCACCCGAACGTCATCACCATCTTCGACTTTGGCCGGACCACGGACGGCACCTGCTACTACGTGATGGAGCTGCTGGGCGGCGAGAGCCTCAAGGAGATCGTCAAGCGCGACGGGCCCATGCCCCTGCGGCGCGCGGTGAACCTTCTGGAGCAGGCCGCGCGCGGGCTGGCCCACGCGCACGCCGAGAACTGCGTCCACCGGGACCTCAAGCCGCACAACATCATGGTGCAGCAGCTCGACGGGAAGGACTTCGTCAAGGTGCTGGACTTCGGCCTGGTCAAGGCGCTGGAGCAGGACGAGGAAGAGCAGCTCACCTCCACCGGCCAGGTGCTCGGCACGCCGCAGTACATGCCCCCGGAGCAGGCCGGAGGCGAGCTGGTGGATGCCCGCTCGGACCTCTACGCCCTCACCGGCGTCTTCTTCTATTGCCTCACGGGCACCTCGCCCTATGGGGCCAACACGGTGCGCAAGGCACTTACCGCCGCGCTCACCCAGACCGTGCCCGCCGTGAACAGCAAGCGCCAGGGGGCGCCGGTTCCTCCCTCCATCGACGCCTTCATGCAGAAGGGGTTGGCGCGCGAGAAGGAAGACCGCTTCCAGTCCGCCGAGGAGTTCATCGAGGAGATGCTGGAGGCGGTGGAGGAGCTCTCCTCCGAGGAGTTGGACGCCATCCCCTCGGGCGGAGCCACCGGGCGCGACAGCAGCAGCAGCAGCAAGCCCAGCGTCTCCAAGCCTCGCAAGCCCGGCAGCCCCGTGGGAAGCTCCAGCGTCCGTTCGTCCCGGCCCTCCTCGGGCTCCTCCGGCCGGTCGCCCAACGTCATCGTCGCCAAGGGCTCCTCGGGGACCCCCTCCTCGAACCGGCATCGCGCCGCGGGGAGCCCCTCGCAACGTTCCGCCTCCGCCCGTGCCGAGGAGCGCTCCCCCTCGGACGAGGGCATGGCCATGGCGAAGAAGGCCGCGCTGGTGGGCATCCCCGCGCTCCTGCTCGCCGCGGGGCTCGGCGTGGTGGCCCTGCGGCGCGGCGATGCCACGGCCGCCGCCAAGCCCCCAGGGGAGCGCGCCCTCGTGGAGCAAGTCCAGACCCCACCGTCTTCGCCTTCGCCCACCGCCGAGGCGCCCCCAGCGGCCCTCAGTCCCACGGTGCTGGTGAGGTGCAACACCACGCCGGATGGCGCCGCCATCTTCAATGAGAAGGATGAGCAGATCGGCACCACCCCTGGGACCCTGGCCCTGCCCCGGGGCCAGAAGCACCGGCTCATCTTCCGGTTGGCGGGCCACCAGGACGCGGAACGCCCGCTGGATCTCAGCATCGCCGCGGGCGACATGCTGGCGGTGGATGTGCCGCTCACCCCCACGCGCGCGGCCCCTCCGCCCAGCAAGCCCAAACCCTCACGGCCTGCGGCCCCCACCTCGTCCGATATCTCCATCTTCGAGTGA
- a CDS encoding ABC-F family ATP-binding cassette domain-containing protein, whose product MSLIIAQDICLAYGKKVLFDDTSFTLGPRDRVGLVGANGTGKSSLMKLLAGVQHADSGTITYARSARVGYLPQELAGLPEGSVVEAVMSTVPGRDAMEARLKKTEAALAQETDEAEQLELSQELADLHAELDQFEEHYGRHHAERILKGLGFRDADLAKPTSALSGGWRMRAALAGLLLQDPDLLLLDEPTNHLDVPTLTWFDGFMRRSNKALVLISHDRDFLNRQVNRIVSLEIEGLRSYVGNYNDYKRQRAEEMEQLKARAAKVEARRAELQAFIDRFGAKATKARQAKSREKMLERLEEVHLLEERSTVHFRFPEVERSGRDVASLEAVSKRYGAQVVYSGLDARVERGQRIAVVGANGAGKTTLLKILAGELAADGGQVTLGHNVVMGYYAQHHADTLDKRNSILEEVQPLAADKPQSYVRGVLGAFLFSGDDVDKPIGVLSGGERARVALAKLLLRPSNFLLMDEPTNHLDLDSTEMLIEALQGYGGTLLFVSHNRGFVNSLATMVWDVVDGKVVPYAGNLDEYLYHQEQLRLEAEAGAVGEKGKPGEKASSAPLSEKDRKRLEAEARQRRSTVEGPLKKEIARIEERISKLETAQKEREAQLADPDLYNDFARAKPLMDTHRAGKEELESLYAAWEAAQEKLAEATASLG is encoded by the coding sequence ATGAGCCTCATCATCGCCCAGGACATCTGCCTCGCCTACGGCAAGAAGGTCCTCTTCGACGACACCAGCTTCACCCTCGGCCCCCGGGATCGCGTGGGGTTGGTGGGCGCCAACGGAACCGGAAAGAGCTCGCTGATGAAGCTCCTGGCCGGGGTGCAGCACGCCGACTCGGGGACCATCACCTACGCGCGCTCGGCCCGGGTGGGCTACTTGCCCCAGGAGCTGGCGGGCTTGCCAGAGGGCTCGGTGGTGGAGGCGGTGATGAGCACCGTGCCCGGCCGGGACGCAATGGAGGCCCGGCTGAAGAAGACCGAGGCGGCGCTTGCCCAGGAGACGGACGAGGCGGAGCAACTGGAGCTGTCCCAGGAACTGGCCGACCTGCACGCGGAGCTGGACCAGTTCGAGGAGCACTACGGGCGCCACCACGCCGAGCGCATCCTCAAGGGCCTGGGGTTCCGGGACGCGGACCTGGCCAAGCCCACCAGCGCCCTGTCCGGAGGCTGGCGGATGCGCGCCGCGCTGGCGGGGCTGCTGCTTCAGGACCCGGACCTGCTGCTGCTGGACGAGCCCACCAACCACCTGGATGTGCCCACGCTGACGTGGTTCGACGGGTTCATGCGCCGCAGCAACAAGGCGCTGGTGCTCATCTCCCACGACCGGGATTTCCTCAACCGGCAGGTCAACCGGATCGTCTCGCTGGAGATTGAAGGGTTGCGCTCGTACGTGGGCAACTACAACGACTACAAGCGGCAGCGCGCCGAGGAGATGGAGCAGCTCAAGGCGCGGGCCGCGAAGGTGGAGGCCCGCCGCGCCGAGCTCCAGGCCTTCATCGACCGGTTCGGCGCCAAGGCGACCAAGGCCCGGCAGGCGAAGAGCCGGGAGAAGATGCTGGAGCGGCTGGAGGAGGTGCACCTGCTGGAGGAGCGCTCCACGGTGCACTTCCGCTTCCCGGAGGTGGAGCGCTCGGGCCGGGACGTGGCCTCGCTGGAGGCGGTGAGCAAGCGCTATGGCGCCCAGGTGGTGTACTCGGGGCTGGATGCGCGCGTGGAGCGGGGCCAGCGCATCGCGGTGGTGGGAGCCAACGGGGCCGGCAAGACGACGCTCCTGAAGATCCTGGCCGGAGAGCTGGCGGCGGATGGCGGGCAGGTGACGCTGGGGCACAACGTGGTGATGGGCTACTACGCCCAGCACCACGCGGACACGCTGGACAAGCGCAATTCCATCCTGGAGGAGGTGCAGCCCCTGGCGGCGGACAAGCCCCAGAGCTACGTACGCGGGGTGCTGGGGGCGTTCCTCTTCTCGGGGGATGACGTGGACAAGCCCATCGGCGTGCTGTCCGGAGGAGAGCGGGCCCGCGTGGCGCTGGCGAAGCTGCTGCTGCGGCCCTCGAACTTCCTGTTAATGGACGAGCCCACCAACCACCTGGACCTGGACTCGACCGAGATGCTCATCGAGGCGTTGCAGGGCTACGGGGGCACGCTGCTGTTCGTCTCGCACAACCGGGGGTTCGTGAACAGCCTGGCCACGATGGTGTGGGACGTGGTGGACGGCAAGGTGGTGCCCTACGCGGGCAACCTGGATGAGTACCTCTACCACCAGGAGCAGCTGCGCCTGGAGGCGGAGGCGGGCGCGGTGGGGGAGAAGGGCAAGCCCGGAGAGAAAGCCTCGTCGGCGCCGCTCAGCGAGAAGGACCGCAAGCGGTTGGAGGCCGAGGCCCGTCAGCGCCGGAGCACCGTGGAGGGGCCGCTCAAGAAGGAGATCGCCCGGATCGAAGAGCGGATCTCCAAGCTGGAGACGGCGCAAAAGGAGCGGGAGGCACAACTGGCGGATCCAGATCTCTACAACGACTTCGCGAGGGCCAAGCCGTTGATGGATACCCACCGCGCGGGCAAGGAGGAGTTGGAGTCGCTGTACGCGGCCTGGGAGGCGGCCCAGGAGAAGCTGGCCGAAGCCACTGCTTCTCTGGGGTAG